The [Bacillus] selenitireducens MLS10 genome includes a region encoding these proteins:
- a CDS encoding alpha/beta fold hydrolase, translating to MLHYKTFLHDTSTEWVTFVHGAGGNSATWYKQVKAYRQNFNVLLVDLRGHGKSQSIKWSKNDSFKDIATDIKLVLDAEQIGKTHMVGISLGTIIIQTFSQLYPQRLASMILGGAVVRLNMRTKFLISVGNMTKHVIPYMWLYKLFAWIIMPKSNHLESRLAFVTQAKKMYQKEFIRWFKLTRAIDPFLARLQRNFNGIPTLFVMGDEDYLFLPPVEEVIRTGEGLSLEIVPDSGHVCNIDQADYFNTTTINYIKNLAAKQR from the coding sequence CCACCTGGTACAAACAAGTGAAAGCCTATCGGCAGAATTTCAATGTATTGCTCGTTGATCTCCGCGGTCACGGCAAATCCCAATCCATCAAATGGTCCAAAAACGACAGCTTCAAAGACATCGCCACCGATATCAAACTCGTGCTTGACGCCGAACAGATCGGCAAAACCCACATGGTCGGCATCTCCCTCGGCACGATCATCATCCAGACATTCAGTCAGCTTTATCCACAGCGGCTGGCTTCCATGATTCTCGGCGGCGCCGTCGTCAGGCTGAATATGAGAACCAAATTTTTAATCTCTGTCGGAAATATGACCAAACACGTCATACCCTACATGTGGCTCTATAAATTATTCGCCTGGATCATCATGCCAAAAAGCAACCATCTCGAATCGCGCCTCGCGTTCGTCACACAGGCAAAAAAAATGTACCAAAAAGAGTTTATCCGCTGGTTTAAACTGACAAGAGCGATCGACCCTTTCCTGGCACGCCTTCAGCGAAACTTTAACGGAATACCCACTTTGTTCGTCATGGGAGACGAGGACTACCTGTTCTTGCCTCCCGTTGAAGAAGTGATCCGCACAGGGGAAGGGCTCTCACTCGAAATCGTCCCTGATTCTGGGCATGTCTGTAATATTGATCAGGCAGACTACTTTAACACCACAACAATCAATTATATCAAGAACCTCGCAGCCAAACAGCGATGA
- a CDS encoding GntR family transcriptional regulator, which translates to MRGQAPRYQLIAKEMKGNIQRGDWQEGDAIPTEAKLSDQFEASRVTIRQAIKLLVQEGLLYRVQGSGTYVKENKFEHNIYELTGFTEEMRALNKETKNKVLRFEVVTPDEQTAQILEIGEGEKVYVIVRQRFADGVPLVVEETYMPLKLFPDLSYQVAENSKYEYIEKKLGLTIGESFQEVIPIMPSDETRELLELHDLSQPILKVTLSTKLEDGRVFELTHLYFKSDEYKFTINATRTRR; encoded by the coding sequence ATGAGGGGTCAAGCGCCGAGATATCAGCTGATTGCTAAAGAAATGAAAGGAAATATTCAACGCGGGGATTGGCAGGAGGGGGATGCGATTCCAACAGAAGCAAAGCTTTCAGATCAATTCGAGGCGAGCAGGGTTACCATCAGGCAGGCAATTAAACTGCTCGTGCAGGAAGGATTATTGTACCGGGTTCAGGGAAGCGGTACGTATGTTAAAGAAAATAAATTTGAACATAACATCTATGAACTGACCGGATTCACTGAAGAGATGCGGGCACTGAATAAAGAGACAAAAAATAAAGTGTTACGGTTTGAAGTGGTTACCCCGGATGAACAGACGGCCCAAATTCTTGAGATCGGGGAAGGTGAGAAAGTCTATGTGATTGTCAGGCAGCGTTTCGCCGATGGTGTCCCTCTTGTCGTGGAAGAGACCTATATGCCTTTGAAGCTGTTTCCGGATCTCAGTTATCAGGTCGCAGAAAACTCCAAATATGAATACATCGAAAAAAAGCTTGGCTTGACAATCGGTGAAAGCTTTCAGGAAGTCATCCCGATTATGCCGTCAGATGAAACCCGGGAGTTACTTGAATTGCATGACCTCTCTCAGCCGATCCTGAAAGTGACGCTGTCAACGAAACTTGAAGACGGCCGGGTATTTGAACTGACGCATTTATATTTCAAGAGTGATGAATACAAATTCACAATCAATGCGACGCGGACACGCAGATAA
- a CDS encoding 6-phospho-alpha-glucosidase encodes MKKQNLVITGGGSTYTIGMIMSLIEEKAQFPLKSITFYDTDGARQEQIAKACNVILREKYPELESFSWTTDKQEAYENADFVFVQIRTGGLAMREQDEKIPLQYGCVGQETCGPGGMAYGFRSIGDMIDVVNDIRHYAPDAWILNYTNPAAIVAEALRREFPDDHKILNICDMPAAIMVSYAKILGKEIWDLVPEYFGLNHFGWFTDIYDKEGNRLTDQIKRTITEDGFIPEDSEIVNDPSWIKTFKQVETMLNHFPEYLPNTYLQYYLYPSDMVEKEDISNTRARQVINGRQKRVHTMSDQIIADDSTENVELEVDIHGRYMIRVAASLAYNLGETYIVIVENNGIISNLQDDAMVEVPAALTSRGPKPFAVGEIQTFYKGMIEGQLAFEKLVVDAWFEQSYDKLMQALTLNRTIVDAPVAKKILDDLIEANKDYWPALYTEKKKKAQR; translated from the coding sequence ATGAAAAAGCAAAATCTCGTCATCACAGGTGGAGGAAGTACGTACACGATCGGAATGATTATGAGTCTTATCGAAGAAAAAGCACAGTTTCCATTAAAGTCCATCACTTTCTATGATACGGATGGCGCCCGCCAGGAACAGATTGCTAAGGCATGCAATGTCATTCTTCGGGAAAAATACCCGGAACTCGAGTCCTTCTCCTGGACTACTGACAAACAGGAAGCCTACGAAAACGCTGATTTTGTCTTTGTGCAAATTCGTACCGGAGGCCTCGCAATGCGTGAACAGGACGAGAAAATCCCTCTGCAGTACGGCTGCGTCGGACAGGAAACGTGCGGACCGGGCGGAATGGCGTACGGGTTTCGCTCCATCGGCGATATGATCGACGTCGTCAACGATATTCGTCACTACGCGCCGGATGCGTGGATTTTGAATTATACAAACCCTGCAGCAATTGTTGCAGAAGCGCTGCGTCGTGAATTTCCGGATGATCATAAAATCCTGAACATTTGTGACATGCCGGCTGCGATTATGGTCAGCTACGCAAAGATTCTTGGAAAAGAAATTTGGGATCTCGTTCCTGAATACTTCGGTCTGAATCACTTTGGCTGGTTCACAGATATTTATGACAAAGAGGGGAACCGTCTGACGGATCAAATCAAGCGCACGATTACAGAAGACGGCTTTATCCCTGAAGACTCTGAGATCGTCAACGACCCATCCTGGATCAAAACATTCAAACAGGTGGAGACGATGCTGAATCACTTCCCGGAATATTTGCCAAACACGTATCTGCAGTACTATCTCTATCCATCAGATATGGTTGAAAAAGAAGACATCAGCAATACACGCGCCCGACAGGTCATAAACGGTCGCCAAAAGCGCGTTCACACCATGAGTGATCAGATTATCGCTGACGATTCAACCGAGAACGTTGAACTCGAAGTCGACATTCACGGGCGTTATATGATTCGGGTGGCAGCGTCGCTCGCTTATAATCTCGGCGAGACGTATATCGTAATCGTAGAGAATAACGGCATCATTTCAAATCTCCAGGATGATGCAATGGTTGAAGTCCCTGCCGCATTGACAAGCAGAGGTCCGAAACCATTTGCCGTAGGCGAGATCCAAACCTTCTATAAAGGGATGATTGAAGGGCAGCTCGCTTTCGAAAAACTCGTTGTCGATGCCTGGTTTGAACAGAGCTATGACAAACTGATGCAGGCACTCACCCTGAATCGCACGATCGTTGACGCTCCGGTTGCAAAAAAGATTCTCGATGACCTGATCGAAGCGAACAAAGACTACTGGCCAGCACTTTATACTGAAAAAAAAAAAAAGGCTCAGCGATAA